The Cyclopterus lumpus isolate fCycLum1 chromosome 12, fCycLum1.pri, whole genome shotgun sequence genome window below encodes:
- the LOC117740141 gene encoding NACHT, LRR and PYD domains-containing protein 12-like: MHQWEDREEGVPPSKATLCGEHDSQTKAQRPDSPGPGPGPSCVSMKSDRSMDFPPTFKRQPLPETQPDSPGPGPGPGPSCVSMKSDRSMDFPPTFKRQPPPETQIHQQRVDSPGPGPGPGPGPGPGPGPSCVSMKSDQSMGTPFTFNDGLHSVRIHQQRVDSPGPGPGPSCVSMKSDQSMGTPLIFRDGLQSVELRVQQQRSQVIPRDLDPIFKLLEKNIVSFMKSELKKMQKVLSPDYPEGSAGQKEDEEVLDGEEEEQMRSSGEAFLKITLNLLRRMKQEELADCLQSKTSAAVCQHELKSNLKKKFQCVFEGIPKAGNPTLLNQIYTELYITEGGSAEVNEEHEVRQIETASRKPHRPETPIRQEDLFKASSGGEEPIRTVMTKGVAGVGKTVLTQKFTLDWAEDKANQDIQFTFPFTFRELNVLKEKKFSLVELVHHFFTETREAAICRFEEFPVVFIFDGLDECRLPLDFHNNEVLTDVTESTSVDVLLTNLFRGNLLPCARLWITTRPAAANQIPPDCVGLVTEVRGFTDPQKEAYFGKRFRDEEQASRIISHIKTSRSLHIMCHIPVFCWITATVLEDVLKTIEGGELPKTLTEMYIHFLVVQSKVKKVKFDGGAETDQHWSPETRKMTESLGKLAFDQLQKGNLIFYESDLTECGIDIRAASVYSGVFTQIFREERGLYQDQVFCFVHLSVQEFLAALHVHLTFSKSGVNLLAEEQTTSRWSKVFRDKPEPRHLYQSAVDKASQSPNGHLDLFLRFLLGLSLETNQTILRGLLRQTGSSSLTNQRTAQYIKRMISENHSPEKSINLFHCLNELNDGSLVEEIQQSLRSGRLSTDELSPAQWSALVFILLSSGKDLEVFDLKEYSASEEALLRLLPVVKASNKAVLSGCKLSERSCGALSSVLSSQSSSLKDLDLSYNMLQDSGVKLLSAGLESPHCALEHLSLSCCQISDEGCSSLGSALKSNPSSLRELNLSGNQLQDSDLKLLSGFLESPHCSLETLSLSGCEISDEGCSSLGSALKSNPSSLRELDLSGNQLKDSGVKLLSGFLESPHCSLETLSLSHCQISDEGCSSLGSALKSNPSSLRELDLSFNQLQDSGVKLLSGFLESPHCSLETLSLSGCYISDEGCSSLGSALKSNPSSLRELDLRGNQLQDSGVKLLSGFLESPHCSLETLSLSRCQISDEGCSSLGSALKSNPSSLRELDLSFNRLQDSGVKLLSGFLESPHCSLETLSLSWCKISKKGCSSLGSALKSNPSSLRKLDLSGNQLKDSGVKLLSGFLESPHCSLETLSLSCCDISDEGCSSLGSALKSNPSSLKELDLRGNQLQDSGVKLLSGFLESPHCSLKTLRSVEGLCPCVVVVHVYRK; the protein is encoded by the exons ATGCATCagtgggaggacagagaggagggagtccCTCCCTCTAAAGCCACTCTGTGTGGGGAACATGACAGCCAGACCAAAGCTCAGAG accagactctcctggacctggacctggacccagctgtgtgtccatgAAGAGTGACCGGTCTATGGACTTTCCTCCTACTTTTAAAAGACAACCCCTTCCAGAGACTCA ACCAGActctcctggacctggacctggacctggacccagctgtgtgtccatgAAGAGTGACCGGTCTATGGACTTTCCTCCTACTTTTAAAAGACAACCCCCTCCAGAGACTCA GATCCATCAGCAGAGAGTTGActctcctggacctggacctggacctggacctggaccgggacctggacctggacccagtTGTGTGTCCATGAAGAGTGACCAGTCTATGGGAACCCCTTTTACATTCAACGATGGACTTCATTCTGTTAG GATCCATCAGCAGAGAGTTGActctcctggacctggacctggacccagtTGTGTGTCCATGAAGAGTGACCAGTCTATGGGAACCCCTTTAATATTCAGAGATGGACTTCAGTCTGTTGAACTAAG AGTTCAGCAACAGAGATCCCAAGTGATCCCAAGAGACCTGGACCCCATATTTAAG CTGCTTGAGAAGAACATTGTCAGCTTCATGAAGAGCGAGCTGAAGAAGATGCAAAAAGTCCTCAGTCCAGATTACCCAGAAGGCTCTGCGGGTCagaaggaagatgaggaggtgttggacggtgaggaagaagagcagaTGAGGAGCAGCGGGGAAGCATTTCTGAAGATCACACTAAACCTCTTGAGAAGAatgaagcaggaggagctggctgACTGTCTGCAGAGCA AAACCAGTGCTGCAGTGTGCCAACATGAACTCAAGTCTAACCTGAAGAAGAagttccagtgtgtgtttgaggggatCCCTAAAGCAGGGAACCCAACCCTCCTGAACCAGATCTACACAGAGCTCTAcatcacagagggagggagtgcAGAGGTCAATGAGGAGCACGAGGTCAGACAGATTGAAACAGCATCCAGGAAACCACACAGACCAGAAACACCCATCAGACAAGAAGACCTCTTCAAAGCCTcgtctggaggagaggaaccaaTCAGAACAGTGATGACTAAGGGAGTGGCTGGCGTTGGGAAAACAGTCCTAACACAGAAGTTCACTCTGGACTGGGCTGAAGACAAAGCCAACCAGGACATCCAGTTCACGTTTCCTTTCACGTTCAGAGAGCTGAATGTGCTGAAAGAGAAGAAGTTCAGCTTGGTGGAACTCGTTCATCACTTCTTCACTGAAACCAGAGAAGCAGCAATCTGCAGGTTTGAAGAGTTCCCggttgtgttcatctttgacGGTCTGGATGAGTGTCGACTTCCTCTGGACTTCCACAACAATGAGGTCCTGACTGATGTCACAGAGTCCACCTCAGTGGATGTGCTGCTCACAAACCTCTTCAGGGGGAACCTGCTTCCCTGTGCTCGCCTCTGGATAACCACACGAcctgcagcagccaatcagatccctCCTGACTGTGTTGGCTTggtgacagaggtcagagggttCACTGACCCACAGAAGGAGGCCTACTTCGGGAAGAGGTtcagagatgaggagcaggcCAGCAGGATCATCTCCCACATCAAGACCTCCCGAAGCCTCCACATCATGTGCCACATCCCAGTCTTCTGCTGGATCACTGCTACAGTTCTGGAGGACGTGTTGAAGACAatagagggaggagagctgcCCAAGACCCTGACCGAGATGTACATCCACTTCCTGGTGGTTCAGTCCAAAGTGAAGAAGGTCAAGTTCGATGGAGGAGCTGAAACGGATCAACACTGGAGTCCAGAGACCAGGAAGATGACGGAGTCTCTGGGAAAACTGGCTTTTGATCAGCTGCAGAAAGGGAACCTGATCTTCTATGAATCCGACCTGACAGAGTGTGGCATCGATATCAGAGCAGCCTCAGTGTACTCAGGAGTGTTCACACAgatcttcagagaggagagaggactgtACCAGGATCAGGTGTTCTGCTTCGTCCATCTGAGTGTTCAGGAGTTTCTGGCTGCTCTTCATGTCCATCTGACCTTCAGCAAATCTGGTGTCAACCTGCTGGCAGAAGAACAAACAACCTCCCGTTGGTCTAAAGTCTTTAGAGACAAACCTGAACCAAGACATCTCTACCAGAGTGCTGTGGACAAGGCCTCACAGAGTCCAAATGGACACCTGGACTTGTTCCTCCGCTTCCTCCTGGGTCTTTCCCTGGAGACCAATCAGACCATTCTGCGAGGTCTGCTgcgacagacaggaagtagctcactgaccaatcagagaacaGCCCAGTACATCAAGAGGATGATCAGTGAGAATCATTCTCCAGAGAAAAGCATCAATCTGTTCCACtgtctgaatgaactgaatgatGGTTCTCTGGTGGAGGAGATCCAACAGTCCCTGAGATCAGGACGTCTCTCCACAGATGAACTGTCTCCTGCTCAGTGGTCAGCTCTGGTCTTCATCTTACTGTCATCAGGAAAAGATCTGGAGGTGTTTGACCTGAAGGAATACTCTGCTTCAGAAGAGGCTCTTCTGAGgctgctgccggtggtcaaagcCTCCAACAAAGCTGT GCTGAGTGGCTGTAAACTCTCAGAGAGAAGCTGTGGAgctctgtcctcagtcctcagctcCCAGTCCTCTAGTCTGAAAGACCTGGACCTGAGTTACAACatgctgcaggattcaggagtgaagcttctttctgctggactggagagtCCACACTGTGCACTTGAACATCTCAG tctgtcatgctgtcagatctcagatgaaggctgttcttctctgggatcagctctgaagtcaaacccctccagtctgagagaactgaatctgagtggaaaccagctgcaggattcagacttgaagctgctgagtggttttctggagagtccacattgtagtctggagactctgag tctgtcaggctgtgagatctcagatgaaggctgttcttctctgggatcagctctgaagtcaaacccctccagtctgagagaactggatctgagtggaaaccagctgaaggattcaggagtgaagctgctgagtggttttctggagagtccacattgtagtctggagactctgag tctgtcacactgtcagatctcagatgaaggctgttcttctctgggatcagctctgaagtcaaacccctccagtctgagagaactggatctgagcttcaaccagctgcaggattcaggagtgaagctgctgagtggttttctggagagtccacattgtagtctggagactctgag tctgtcaggcTGTTAcatctcagatgaaggctgttcttctctgggatcagctctgaagtcaaacccctccagtctgagagaactggatctgagaggaaaccagctgcaggattcaggagtgaagctgctgagtggttttctggagagtccacattgtagtctggagactctgag tctgtcacgctgtcagatctcagatgaaggctgttcttctctgggatcagctctgaagtcaaacccctccagtctgagagaactggatctgagctTCAACcggctgcaggattcaggagtgaagctgctgagtggttttctggagagtccacattgtagtctggagactctgag tctgtcatggtgtaaGATCTCAAAgaaaggctgttcttctctgggatcagctctgaagtcaaacccctccagtctgagaaaactggatctgagtggaaaccagctgaaggattcaggagtgaagctgctgagtggttttctggagagtccacattgtagtctggagactctgag tctgtcatgctGTGAcatctcagatgaaggctgttcttctctgggatcagctctgaagtcaaacccctccagtctgaaagaactggatctgagaggaaaccagctgcaggattcaggagtgaagctgctgagtggttttctggagagtccacattgtagtctgaaGACTCTGAGGTCAGTAGAgggtttgtgtccatgtgttgttgttgttcatgtctACAGGAAGTGA
- the LOC117740145 gene encoding beta-hexosaminidase subunit beta-like, translating into MTGTEEQKKLVIGGEACLWGEYVDATNLTPRLWPRASAVAERLWSAADVTDINDAFNRLSVHRCRMVARGIPAQPLFSSYCPREYKGV; encoded by the exons aTGACTG GAACTGAAGAACAAAAGAAGCTTGTGATTGGTGGCGAAGCCTGTTTGTGGGGGGAGTACGTGGACGCCACCAACCTGACGCCCCGTCTCTG GCCTCGTGCCAGCGCCGTGGCAGAGCGTCTGTGGAGCGCCGCGGACGTGACGGACATCAACGACGCCTTCAACAGACTGTCCGTGCACCGCTGTCGCATGGTGGC GCGTGGGATCCCAGCTCAGCCACTGTTCTCCAGCTACTGTCCCCGTGAGTACAAAGGCGTCTGA